ACGGCGTAGATTTAGATTCAGTCGTATGGGCTGAGCACTAAAATTAAAAAAGCGACATGGTTATGACACATAGCCATTAAACAATTGATCAGACAATGACAAAGACAGTTTTTATTAACTGAATGTTTGACCCCAATTATCGATGAGTAGTGAGACATTCAAAGTCAGTAACTGACTACTCATCATCTAACTAGGAGAAAACCCCATGGCCTATAGTGACCAAGTTATTGATCATTACGAAAATCCACGCAACGTCGGCAATCTTGATAAAGATGCCAAAAACGTTGGAACTGGTATGGTTGGTGCCCCAGCTTGTGGCGATGTGATGCGTCTACAAATCCAAGTCGATGATAACGGTATTATCGAAGATGCACGCTTTAAAACTTACGGCTGCGGTTCAGCAATTGCTTCAAGCTCGCTCGTGACTGAGTGGCTAAAAGGTAAAAGCTTAGATCAAGCTGGCGAAATCAGAAACAATGACATCGCAGAAGAGCTTGCATTACCACCAGTAAAGGTGCATTGCTCTGTACTTGCAGAAGATGCCATCAAAGCCGCTATTAGCGACTACAAAGGCAAGCATGGCGCTGCTGAAGCAACAGAAGAAGCGACGAGCTAAGCCTGTTAGCGTAGAAACTATTAGCATAAAGCTATATTGTAGTAGCGCAGTAGAGAACCCTTCTCGAAGCTACTAACGCTAAAGAGGTGACAATGACGCTTATGTAATTGTCACCTTTTGCTTTTAAAAATTTATTCACAGACTGTTGTGGCAATCATATATTTCATCAGTTGCCAGTTTAAACAGGACTGTTCATAGAGAATTGTATTAAAATATCATTATTAATTTTGATAATCAGTAGGGGTTGGCATGATTGAAATGACAGAACGCGCCGCTCAGCATGTTCGAGATTTTTTGGACAATCGCGGTAAAGGCGAAGGTATTCGAGTTGGCATTCGTACAGCCGGTTGCTCAGGCTTGGCTTACGTTTTAGAGTTTGTAGATACGCCTGACGAAAATGACACACGCTATGAAAGCCGTGATGTCAGTATCTTTATTGATCCTAAAAGCTTGGTATATTTAGATGGCTTGTTAATGGATTATGAAAAAGAAGGATTGAACGAAGGCTTTAAGTTCACTAACCCAAATAAAAAAGGCGAATGTGGTTGCGGTGAGTCCTTTACAGTTTAATAACTTAACGCTTCTGAGTTTATAGCATGATCTTTTACTATCAGGCAGTGACGAACGACTAATACTGTCGTTAGCTCAGTGCTGTACATCCGTTCGCAAGCAAATCTTCAGCCAGACAAAATTTTGAAATTACCAATAAAAAAGCAAGGCGTATGATATGACAGACATCACAGCAGAAGCACAGTTTGATAACTTCTTTGCCCTATTTGAGCAGCCTGTACAGTTTGAAGTCAGTCAAGACAGTCTCGACCAGCATCTACGTCTGCTACAAAAACGCTATCATCCTGATAATGTCGTAAAAAACGTGTCAGATACTGCACAAGCGCAAAAACAATCTGAGCAAGCTTCAGCACTCATTAACCAAGCCTATCAAACGCTAAGTAAGCCTGATAGCCGCGCTAGCTATTTGTTAGATATGGCAGATCAAGCGCAAAATCTAGAACATTCAATCGCAGACTTAGAATTTTTAGAAGATGCGATGCAGATGCGTATTGATCTAGACGAAGCGATTGAGGACAAAGACCGTGCGACCTTACAACAGCTACATCCGCAGATTACAGGACGCTTAGCCAAACAGTCTGAGCGTTTTAGCACTGCCTACCAAAATCAAGACTGGCAAACGGCGATTGATGCGACGCAAAAGTTGAAGTTTTTAGTAAAGTTAAACGCTGACGTTACTATTGGTCTCGATAATCTAGCGACTGCTGAGCATTCAGATGACGATGATTTATATGTTTAACTGCGTATCGCTGAGTTCAGCTATTAATGCTTAGAAACTACAAGCCTAGTGAGTTTGATTTTTATTCACCAATGACAGTTAAAATAGCAGCTGCGATATCGTATAATCCCTTGTTTTAAGCACTATTGATCGCTGACCTTCTTTGTTTTCAACGTGAGAACAAAGTAGTTAAGCTTTAATGGTATGTATGTCGTCTTTGCTTCATTTCACTTATTCATTTTATCTCTTTAATTTTATCTTTGAGTTATCTTATGTCTTTATTGCAAATTGCCGAACCCAATCAAAGTGCTCAACCTCACCAGCATCGTTTTGGTCTGGGAATCGATCTTGGTACCACACGTTC
The sequence above is a segment of the Psychrobacter fulvigenes genome. Coding sequences within it:
- the iscU gene encoding Fe-S cluster assembly scaffold IscU: MAYSDQVIDHYENPRNVGNLDKDAKNVGTGMVGAPACGDVMRLQIQVDDNGIIEDARFKTYGCGSAIASSSLVTEWLKGKSLDQAGEIRNNDIAEELALPPVKVHCSVLAEDAIKAAISDYKGKHGAAEATEEATS
- the iscA gene encoding iron-sulfur cluster assembly protein IscA, translated to MIEMTERAAQHVRDFLDNRGKGEGIRVGIRTAGCSGLAYVLEFVDTPDENDTRYESRDVSIFIDPKSLVYLDGLLMDYEKEGLNEGFKFTNPNKKGECGCGESFTV
- the hscB gene encoding Fe-S protein assembly co-chaperone HscB, which gives rise to MTDITAEAQFDNFFALFEQPVQFEVSQDSLDQHLRLLQKRYHPDNVVKNVSDTAQAQKQSEQASALINQAYQTLSKPDSRASYLLDMADQAQNLEHSIADLEFLEDAMQMRIDLDEAIEDKDRATLQQLHPQITGRLAKQSERFSTAYQNQDWQTAIDATQKLKFLVKLNADVTIGLDNLATAEHSDDDDLYV